The Limnospira fusiformis SAG 85.79 genomic interval GAAGTGCAGGTTGGTGAACAGGTTTTACTCGTCGATTTGAGCTTTACAGACCCTTGGATTGCTGGAGACCCTTACCGCACCTCCTACACTGTTAATGCTTTTCGCCGCCGTGGGATTTCTCTAGTTTTTGAGGAAGGCTCCGAAGATGTTAGACTCCCTAATGAAGACCGCCCTAGGGTAATTCGGACTGGTGGTGGTATTAGTTTTACCCGTCCCTTTGCCGAAAATCCTTTTGTTGACCCCGACTGGGTGGCTTCCTTGGGTTTTCAATATCAACGCGCTCAGGTAACAGATTCTCGTGAACGTATCACCCCCCGCGATGAGAGAGGTAAACTTCTTTCCGCTAGTGAGTCTGGCGAGGATGATTTATTTACCGTTCAGTTTGGGTTGGCCACCGATCGCCGTAATAATCGCCAAATTCCCACCAGTGGCTATGCTTTTCGCTTCGGAACAGAACAATCGATTCCCATAGGTTCCGGGAATATATTTTTTAATCGCGTCCGAGGTAGTTATAGTTATTATATCCCCGTTGATTTCTTACAGTTGGTTCCAGGCGCACCCCAAGCCTTAGCTTTCAATATTCAAGCTGGCACAATTATGGGCGATTTCCCACCCTATGAAGCCTTCCCCTTGGGGGGTGCTAACACTGTCCGAGGTTGGCGTGAAGGTGCTTTAGCCGCCGCCCGCAGTTTTGTCTTGGGTTCCGTCGAGTATCGCTTCCCAGTCTTTTCTGTTGCTAATTTTTTGATTGGCGGCGCTTTATTTATTGATGGTGCCCATGCTTTGGGTACTCAAAGCAGTGTCCAAGGAAATCCTGGCGGTATTCGTGGTAAACCCGGCAGTGGGATTGGTTTCGGGGGCGGCGTTCGCATTCAGTCTCCTCTCGGTCCAATTCGGATTGATTATGGGATTAATGATGAAGGCGGAAATCAGATCCACTTCGGTATTGGTGAACGCTTCTAAATCTCCAGTCAATTACATCTAGTTGGGTGCCTCAGAATTCCCAAATAGACAGGGCACCCAATAACCCTACGCCGTGTTTTATTAAAGCGAGAAGGGGGGAAATTAATAAACGTTCTCGGTTCTGGATTAGACGAGCGATCGCTTCCCATTGTCCATCTCGGAAAGTAGCGTCAGGGTTATTGAGGGCGGTTTTTAAATAAGACAAGGCTTGGGATTTTAAAGATTCCATGATCAGTTAAACTCAGGCATACTAGAGACCATCATATTCATTGTAATCAAAAATATCTAAGTCAGCCCTCATAGCCTTATGCTATAATGCGGAAGCCTACATCCAGCTATAGTAGTAAGCACAAGTTCCTGTTCACACCCCAGCCGACCGGAGAAACAACGCCTATGACCTCTGACAAACCCCAGGACGCTTTAGCCAGCCTCTCAGAAGGAATTGCGCTTCTGATTGATTTGGCTAAACAGGGAGAAATAGATCCCTGGGATGTGCGGGTGATTGACGTGATTGATCGCTACCTCAGCCAACTGACTCCCGGGGTTGATTCCGTCTCCAATAATCAGTTTGTAGAACTTTCCCAATCTGGTCAAGCCTTTCTTTATGCTTCTATGCTGGTGCTACTCAAGGCGGATAGCCTCATGGATTCTGATGCGGCTGGGGATGATGATGCTATGATTACCGAAGAGTTAGAATTTTTGGGGGAAGATTCAGAAGCTGAGTGGCTGCGTCCTCAGAATTTGGAACGACAGTTACGCCGCCGCGCTGTGGCTAAGGTTCCCCAAAAGCGTAAAGTCACACTCCAAGAGTTGATTGATCAACTACAATTAATGGCGACTACCATCGCCCAACACCAGAGTCGTCCCCGTCCCCGTCGTAATGTTTCTGTTAACAAAAATAAAGCAGCTAAAGCGATCGCTGAATTAGCACACCAAGAAAACCTGGTCGAGATGGCTGGAAAATTAGAGGAACTTCTCCAGGCTGAAAGTGTAGACCCACAAGGCGATTGGTTAGAACTTGAACAATTATTAGTTCTCTGGTCTAATCTGATTGGTAAGCAGAAAACACACACCCCCAACCTGTTAGAATCCACCAATCTACTCCCAGAGTCAGCCGCAAATACTCCGCCTATTTATAATTCTAAACATGATCGAGTTGGGGTTTTTTGGGCTTTGTTATTATTATCGGCTCAGTCTAAGGTAGAGTTATCCCAGGATGAATTTTATCAGGATATTAAAGTCAGGACTTTAAATATATCCCCCCAGCCTCAATTAAACAACATCCGATAATCAATTAATAATTAATAATTAATAATTAATAATTGTAGGGGCGGGTTCCTCTAGGACCTCGGCTTTCAAGGAGAATATTAATAAACCCGCCCCACCCCACCCGGTAATTAATTAATTAATAATTAATAATTAATAATTGTAGGGGCGGGTTCCTCTAGGACCTCGGCTTTCAAGGAGAATATTAATAAACCCGCCCCACCCCACCCGGTAATTAATTAATAATTAATAATTAATAATTAATAATTGTAGGGGCGGGTTCCTCTAGGACCTCGGCTTTCAAGGAGAATATTAATAAACCCGCCCCACCCCACCCGGTAATTAATTAATTAATTAATTAATAATTAATAATTGTAGGGGCGCGCCTCCCCTAGGACCTCGGCTTTCAAGGAGAATATTAATAAACCCGCCCCACCCCACCCGGTAATTAATTAATAATTAATAATTAATAATTAATAATTGTAGGGGCGCGCCTCCCCTAGGACCTCGGCTTTCAAGGAGAATATTAATAAACCCGCCCCACCCCACCCGGTAATTAATTAATAATTAATAATTAATAATTAATAATTGTAGGCGGCGGCCTCCCCTAGGACCTCGGCTTTCAAGGAGAATATTAATAAACCCGCCCCACCCCACCCGGTAATTAATTAATTAATTAATTAATAATTAATAATTGTAGGGGCGCGCCTCCCCTAAGACTCCGGCTTTCAAGGAGAATATTAATAAACCCGCCCCACCCCACCCGGTAATTAATTAATAATTAATAATTAATAATTAATAATTGTAGGGGCGCGCCTCCCCCTAGGACCTCGGCTTTCAAGGAGAATATTAATAAACCCGCCCCACCCCACCCCGGTAATTAATTGATAATTAATAATTAATAATTAATAATTGTAGGGGCGCCCTCCCCTACCCTAGACCTCGGCTTTCAAGGAGAATATCAATAAACCCGCCCCACCCCACCCGGTAATTAATTAATTAATAATTAATAATTAATAATTGTAGGGGCGGGTTCCTCTAGGACCTCGGCTTTCAAGGAGAATATTAATAAACCCGCCCCACCCCACCCGGTAATTAATTAATAATTAATAATTAATAATTAATAATTGTAGGGGCGCGCCTCCCCTAGGACCTCGGCTTTCAAGGAGAATATTAATAAACCCGCCCCACCCCACCCGGTAATTAATTGATAATTAATAATTAATAATTAATAATTGTAGGGGCGCGCCTCCCCTAGGACCTCGGCTTTCAAGGAGAATATTAATAAACCCGCCCCACCCCACCCGGTAATTAATTAATTAATAATTAATAATTGTAGGGGCGCGCCTCCCCTAGGACCTCGGCTTTCAAGGAGAATATTAATAAACCCGCCCCACCCCACCCGGTAATTAATTAATTAATAATTAATAATTAATAATTGTAGGGGCGGGTTCCTCTAGGACCTCGGCTTTCAAGGAGAATATTAATAAACCCGCCCCACCCCACCCGGTAATTAATTAATAATTAATAATTAATAATTAATAATTGTAGGGGCGGGTTCCTCTAGGACCTCGGCTTTCAAGGAGAATATTAATAAACCCGCCCCACCCCACCCGGTAATTAATTAATTAATAATTAATAATTAATAATTGTAGGGGCGGGTTCCTCTAGGACCTCGGCTTTCAAGGAGAATATTAATAAACCCGCCCCACCCCACCCGGTAATTAATTAATTAATAATTAATAATTAATAATTGTAGGGGCGGGTTCCTCTAGGACCTCGGCTTTCAAGGAGAATATTAATAAACCCGCCCCACCCCACCCGGTAATTAATTAATTAATTAATAATTAATAATTGTAGGGGCGCGCCTCCCCTAGGACCTCGCCTGCCAACGACAATATTAATAAACCCGCCCCACCCCACCCGGTAATTAATTGATAATTAATAATTAATAATTAATAATTGTAGGGGCGCGCCTCCCCTAGGACATAGCCTACCAACGATAAGATAAATAAACCCGCTTTCTGGGGAGAGGGGGAAAGGGTAGCGCCACATCAATTATCGGGTTAGTTGACAGTTGATTTAAGGCTCTAAAAACGCCGCCAGTTTGATGTTATATTGTTGCTCGAACACATCTTTTTTGATGTCTAAACTCCACAATTCCAAAGCACAATTATCCTGGCGGTCAACCGGTTTCAGTATCAATTTAAACTCTTTTTTATCACGATCGCACTCACAATTAACCTCAGCTACAGCCCCTATTTGACGACGGTCTAAAGCCACCGCTAACCGCATCAAAGGATTAAGACGGTCGATAATGTGACGGTTTTTCTTCGACAAGTTTTGATAATTTTCATGTTTCTTTTTGGGGGCGCTTTTCCGGTGATAACGAGCCAGATTAGCAATCATCTCAATTTCGGTTTCAGTATAACCCAAAAGTTCCCCATTACGGATTAAATAATAGGAGTGTTTATGGTGTGCAGAATGACTAATATATAGCCCGCAGTTATGCAAAATAGCCGCCGCCCACAACAACTCTCGTTCCGCCGATCCATAGTCATGGAGAACGCCATGAGTTTGGTCAAATAGGCTGAGAGAGAAGGCTGCCACCCGTTCACCATGTTCTAAATCTACATTATATTTTTGAGCAATTTTGAGGATGCTACGTTGTCGGATAGAACTTTCATATCGTAGGCGGTCTTCAATCAACCCATGGGTAAGCATCCAATCAACAATTACCCCTTCCCGCAAACTTCTTTCACAAATAGTCAGAGATTCTATTTCTAATAAACTCATCGCCTCCTGTAAAATCAGCGCCCCAGCCAGGATAATTTCCGCCCGCCGATCATTTATGCCAGGAATTTGTAACCTTTCTTGGTAGGATAACTTCCGCAGACGACTAACGATATTGTGTAACTCATTTAAAGTAATTTGGTATCCTGCTAAAGGTGTAGGCTCAGTGCCTAATTTTTCCTTAGCAATCATCACCGCCAAGGTTTCAATTGTACCGGAAGTGCCGACTAAATGGGATACTTTTCGATTGGGGAGATGAAGACGCAACTCATCAACGGGACGTTCCAACATTCCCCGAATATAGGCTTGTACAAACAGAAATTCTGTGCGAGATATAGGGTCAGTTTTGATATATTCTTGAGTGAGACGGACAGCCCCGACCTTGGTACTACTGAGAAATTTAGGTTCTCCACCATCTCCCAAAATCAACTCTGTCGAACCCCCTCCGATATCAATAATAACGTGGGGTTCGTCGTGAAATTCCATAGCCGAGAGGACACCCAAATAAATTCTCCGGGCTTCTTCAGGACCAGAAATCAGGTTAACTTCGAGATCCAATTCATCGGATACTTGTTTGATAAAATCCCGACCGTTGGGCGCTTCCCGGACTGCACTGGTAGCGACAGCAATAACTTGTTCAGCGTTAAAAGTTTTGGCTAGTTCCTGAAAGCGTTTGAGGGTGGCGATCGCCCTATCCATGACTTCCGGCTTGAGTTGTCCTTTAGGTCCACAGTCTCCGAGTCTGACCGTATCTTTCTCTCGGGCAATAATCGTAAATGCGGGTAGACTCTTATCAATTCGCACTATGACCATGTGCAGAGAGTTGGTTCCTAGGTCAATAGAAGCCAAAATATGTTCGCCACTGGGCCTTAATTGCTTCCCTAAATGCGGAACTGATGTAGCCATAACAAATATATATTAAGCGATTCTAAATTCTATCTTAGATCAAAACTTGCCACTTCAATATCCCCTGTAGACAATCTTAGCCACCAGTAGGGGCGAACAGTAGGGGCGAAAAATTTTTCGCCCCGACAATTGTCCTTTGTCTCCTTCTACCCCTTTCCCAGAGGGAGGGGGAGTTTCATGGTCCATTGTCGATTTGGGTTTGAGAATTTTTAAAGGCTTGTTTCATCACCGATTGAATTCGCTTAGGATCGGGTTTTTTGCCACCCATTAAATCCCCGAAATATACACAAGTAGCTTCACCTAAAGCCCCCGTATAAGCAAAAGCCCAAGAAGCAGCGATCGCACTTCCAAAAGCCGGAATAAACTTAATTAATTCCCGACCGACCGCCTGAGCGAGAAATCCACCAGCGATCGCACTAACAATACCCCCAGCTTGGGAGGGGGTAATAGTTTGACCGTAGAGTTTTCCTAGTAACCCCACCATAGACACTTGTAGGGCTGTTAAAACTGGCATAGTCGCAAAAGGTAGGGGAACCGCTGCTATAGTAGCCGCCATAATTGAAAAAGCTAAAATATAGCGCCTTCCCACGTCTCGATATAAACTACTTAATTCCTGTCCCGCCTGTCCTTCCAAAAGCTGATAAATAGTCCTGGCTTCCGCTTCTGGCAACAATTCTATCAAAGTATCCCTAAAAGTTTCTAACCCATAAAATACCGGGGTGTAGCCATCTTCTTCTCGGGTAAAATCAATGGCAACTAGGCGATTATATAAATTATCAAAATCCTCTTGTATGGCATCAAAACTTCGCTGAAAGTCTGGAAAATCCGGCGGATAGGCGGGATGATTTGCCGTTCCTGTGGGGTAGACTTCATGGAGACAAGTTACCACCAATAAACAGGGTAAATCAGGGTATTTTGACCGTAAACTAGCCGCAATAGTTCGCAGGGTATCTGTAGCGAAATCATTAATTTTCACCGTCAAAATTAGCACCCGTGCGCCGCGAGTTTCCTGCTGTAAATTCTCCACCAATTCCGCTACCAACTCATCCGTATCCTGATTAATATCCCCCAGTCCGACCGTATCCGTAAAAATCAGTAAAGGTAGATCCCCGGAAGGGTAAGCATATCGTTGAGTGTTTTGGGTGTGGGGCTTAAATCCCTGGCCGACAATTTCCGCCGAAACTCCTGTTAATCCCCGAACAATGGAACTTTTACCCGCTTGAGGTTTCCCAATTAGCAGCGCTTCTGTAGTTGGAAGTTCAGCCCGGACGCGCTCTAAAATCTCAGCAACTTCGCTCTCACTAACATTAAATAATCCCCCAATTTTATCAGTTATTTTCCCTAGAGTCAAGACTTTTTTCAATCCTTCGCCAAGAGATTCCCATGGC includes:
- a CDS encoding YcjF family protein, whose translation is MSEPSDTDSNLPPEPSQSYQNHQKQPNKAPWESLGEGLKKVLTLGKITDKIGGLFNVSESEVAEILERVRAELPTTEALLIGKPQAGKSSIVRGLTGVSAEIVGQGFKPHTQNTQRYAYPSGDLPLLIFTDTVGLGDINQDTDELVAELVENLQQETRGARVLILTVKINDFATDTLRTIAASLRSKYPDLPCLLVVTCLHEVYPTGTANHPAYPPDFPDFQRSFDAIQEDFDNLYNRLVAIDFTREEDGYTPVFYGLETFRDTLIELLPEAEARTIYQLLEGQAGQELSSLYRDVGRRYILAFSIMAATIAAVPLPFATMPVLTALQVSMVGLLGKLYGQTITPSQAGGIVSAIAGGFLAQAVGRELIKFIPAFGSAIAASWAFAYTGALGEATCVYFGDLMGGKKPDPKRIQSVMKQAFKNSQTQIDNGP
- a CDS encoding segregation/condensation protein A, whose product is MTSDKPQDALASLSEGIALLIDLAKQGEIDPWDVRVIDVIDRYLSQLTPGVDSVSNNQFVELSQSGQAFLYASMLVLLKADSLMDSDAAGDDDAMITEELEFLGEDSEAEWLRPQNLERQLRRRAVAKVPQKRKVTLQELIDQLQLMATTIAQHQSRPRPRRNVSVNKNKAAKAIAELAHQENLVEMAGKLEELLQAESVDPQGDWLELEQLLVLWSNLIGKQKTHTPNLLESTNLLPESAANTPPIYNSKHDRVGVFWALLLLSAQSKVELSQDEFYQDIKVRTLNISPQPQLNNIR
- a CDS encoding Ppx/GppA phosphatase family protein; this encodes MATSVPHLGKQLRPSGEHILASIDLGTNSLHMVIVRIDKSLPAFTIIAREKDTVRLGDCGPKGQLKPEVMDRAIATLKRFQELAKTFNAEQVIAVATSAVREAPNGRDFIKQVSDELDLEVNLISGPEEARRIYLGVLSAMEFHDEPHVIIDIGGGSTELILGDGGEPKFLSSTKVGAVRLTQEYIKTDPISRTEFLFVQAYIRGMLERPVDELRLHLPNRKVSHLVGTSGTIETLAVMIAKEKLGTEPTPLAGYQITLNELHNIVSRLRKLSYQERLQIPGINDRRAEIILAGALILQEAMSLLEIESLTICERSLREGVIVDWMLTHGLIEDRLRYESSIRQRSILKIAQKYNVDLEHGERVAAFSLSLFDQTHGVLHDYGSAERELLWAAAILHNCGLYISHSAHHKHSYYLIRNGELLGYTETEIEMIANLARYHRKSAPKKKHENYQNLSKKNRHIIDRLNPLMRLAVALDRRQIGAVAEVNCECDRDKKEFKLILKPVDRQDNCALELWSLDIKKDVFEQQYNIKLAAFLEP